One stretch of Zonotrichia leucophrys gambelii isolate GWCS_2022_RI unplaced genomic scaffold, RI_Zleu_2.0 Scaffold_88_184519, whole genome shotgun sequence DNA includes these proteins:
- the LOC135460683 gene encoding mucin-2-like gives MVHLDHIRNHHDHLGVHHNLLRILYALRDLHDAISVHPDHPRDLHNHLRVHHNHTGDHDIFLRVLHDLRDLHDAISVHHDHPSDFHDLRDHPNQHMDHHHLLRVLHHHLRELHDLRTTTTSTWTTTTSSGSSMTTSGTTTTVPETTTTTPVTTTTPPETTTSSGKLHDHPRDPHDHPREQPKHLMDHLDHTRNNHDQHRDHPEHLRDLHNLRDHHNLLRVLHDHVRDNHLRHDHDHHRELHHPSDLHRHHRDPHNLPSDHHDLLRHLHNLHRVLHELRDPTTITGTTTTTSESSTTITGSSTTTPEMPTTTPVTTTTNTGSSTTPPKTTPTSGSSTTTSRTPTTTPVTTTTSSGSSMTSGTTPTSTWTTTTSSETSTMPSVSTLTTPGTSTTSGTTTTSSGSTTTTSGTSMTSGTTTAIPETTPTTSGPTTTSVTSSTSSGSTTTMPGTSVTTPGSSTTTSETPTTTPGSSPTTSGTTTTTSESTTTFSGSSTTSETSTMPSVSTTTTPVISTTSGTTPTSTWTTTTTSETSTTSVTTSTTPETSTTTSGSTTTTLGTPTTAPVTTTTTPVISTTSGTTPTSTWTTTTSSGTSTTPTSGTSMTTPVMTSTTPVTSTSTTGTPTITPVTTTISSGTSTTFSGSSTTSETSTTITGSSTTTPETPTSTPWTTPTSSGTSTTPPKTPPTSGSSATTSRTPTTTPVTTTTSSGTSTTSETSTTVTGSSTPSGTTPTSTWTTTTSSGSTTTSSGTPTTAPVTTTTSSGTTLTSSGSTTTTSGTSTTSGSTTTTSGTSMTTPVTSTTSATTTMTSASTTTTPETPTTSGTSTTNTETTTTSSGTSTAAPVTSTTPTTTPETTTTTPETTTTSSGSTTTTTGTSTTNTETTTTSSGTTTTITGTSTTTSGTTTTSSGSTTTTSWTTMTTSGTTTTTSESTTTTRDHHNQHMDHHQLLRYLHDHLGVHHNHTVTTTSSSGSSTTSETSTMPSVSTTTTPGTFTTTSESSTATLGTPTTAPVTTTTTTGTTTTTSGTSPTISGTSTTSPVTTLPTSEPTTISVTSTTSSGSTTTMSGTTTSETTTTTPVTTTATTGTPTTVTGTIPTTTETSTTTSGTSMTTPETTTTTTGTIPTITGSSTTTSGTTTTNTETSTTTPVITTTNTETSTSTSWTTPTSSGTSTSTSGTMSTIPETSTTITEPTTTITGSSTTSGRTSTTPGSSTTTPGSSPSTSWTTSTTSGTTTANRETPTTITGSSTTTSETTTTTTGTISTTTETSTTSVNPTITPVTTTTNTETSTTTSWTTTTSSGSSTTTPEMTPTSSETTTTTPVTSTTTPVTTTTSSGTSTTFSGSSTTSETSTTITGSSTTTPETPTTIPETTTTTSGTTTTTTGTTPTTPETSTTTSGTSTTSRSTTTNTGSSTTTPVISTTSGTTPTSTWTTSTSSGSTTPTSGTSTATLVTSTTPTTTPVTTMTTPKTTMTSSGFSTTTTGTSPTISGSSTTTSEPTTTSVTSTTSSGSTTATPGTSVTTPGSRPTTSWSTLTTSGTTTTTLESTTTSSGSSTTSETSTMTSVSTLTTPETTTTSSGSTTTMSGTSTTSGATTATPETTPTTSETSTTISGSSTTSSESTMATSGTSTTTSESTTTMSGTSTSSGSSTTTTTSGTSMTTPKTTTTTSGTTTTTSGSTTTTSETSTTAGSTTATPETTPTTTGSSTTTLGTTSTTAGSTTTTSGTSTATPVTSTTPMTTPVTTMTTPKTTMTSSGTSTTTTGTSPTISGSSTTTSEPTTTSVTSTTSSGSTAATPGTSVTPPGSSPTTSWSTSTTSGTTTTTLESATTSSGSSTTSETSTMTDHHDHLGVSHNHLGDTHNRTSDHHDHHRNHHNLRDLHDHPKTTPTTSGISTTNTGSTTTTSETSMTSGATTATPETTTTTSGTSMTTLGTTSTTAGSTTSTSGASTATPVTSTTPTTSSGTTMTTPKTTMTSSGSATTTTGTTPTISGFSTTSPRPPPAPQAPPRPPQGPPRPPQGALRPPRDPHDHPREQPKHLMVHLDHIRNRHDHLGVHHNHTSDHNIFLRVRHDLRDLHDLSDVHNLLRLHHDHIWDLNNLRDHHDHPRDLHHHLRVHHDHLSDLHDHPRDPHDLLRDPHNHPSDHHDHPKTTMTSSGAHHDLSDIQHLLRLHHDHHRDLHNLRDHHDHPRDHHDHLRDLHHHLRDHHDHLSDLHDHPRDPHDHLGDTHNQHMDHQHLLRLHHNPYGDLHDLMDHHDHPQDHPDHSRDLHGLLRDHHNHSRNHHDLRDHHNQHMDHHQLLRLHHDHPSDLHHTTTTPVTTMTTPKTTMTTSGTSTTTSGTSTTTSEPTTTSVMVHHDHLRDHHDLSDVHHLLRLHHDHLRNLHSHLRELYDHARDHHDLRNLHAHPSDHPNHLSEHHHHPRDLHSHLCVHHDHISDLNHFRDLHDHSYDHPNHPRDLHNLRDLHNSSGTPTTTPETTTTSGTSTTPPETTTTSSGPPTTTPVSSTTSSGTTMVTPVTTTTTPETFTTSSGTTMATSWTTPTTSGTSTTHPETPRPPQGPP, from the exons ATGGTCCACCTCGACCACATCAGGAACCACCACGACCACCTTGGAGTCCACCACAACCTCCTCAGGATCCTCTACGCCCTCAGAGACCTCCACGATGCCATCAGTGTCCACCCTGACCACCCCAGGGACCTCCACAACCACCTCAGAGTCCACCACAACCACACCGGTGACCACGACATCTTCCTCAGGGTCCTCCACGACCTCAGAGACCTCCACGATGCCATCAGTGTCCACCACGACCACCCCAGTGATTTCCACGACCTCAGGGACCACCCCAACCAGCACATGgaccaccaccacctcctcagGGTTCTCCACCACCACCTCAGAGAGCTCCACGACCTCA GGACCACCACAACCAGCACATGgaccaccaccacctcctcagGGTCCTCCATGACCACCTCAGGGACCACCACAACCGTCCCAGAGACCACCACGACCACCCCAGTGACCACCACAACCCCTCCAGAGACCACCACCTCCTCAGG GAAGCTCCACGAccaccccagagacccccatgaccaccccagggagcagcccaAGCACCTCATGGACCACCTCGACCACACCAGGAACAACCACGACCAACACAGAGACCACCCTGAGCACCTCAGGGACCTCCACAATCTCAGGGACCACCACAACCTCCTCAGGGTCCTCCACGACCATGTCAGGGACAACCACCTCAGACACGACCACGACCATCACAGGGAGCTCCACCACCCCAGTGACCTCCACAGGCACCACAGGGACCCCCACAATCTCCCCAGTGACCACCACgatctcctcaggcacctccacAACCTCCACAGGGTCCTCCACGAGCTCAGAGACCCCACAACCATCACAGGGACCACCACAACCACCTCAGAGAGCTCCACAACCATCACAGGGAGCTCCACAACCACACCAGAGATGCCCACGACCACCCCAGTGACCACCACGACCAACACAGGGTCCTCCACGACCCCTCCTAAGACCACCCCAACCTCAGGGTCCTCCACAACCACTTCAAGAACACCCACAACCACCCCCGTGACCACCACAACGTCCTCAGGGTCCTCCATGACCTCAGGGACCACCCCGACCAGCACATGgaccaccaccacctcctcag AGACCTCCACGATGCCATCAGTGTCCACCCTGACCACCCCAGGGACCTCCACAACCTCAGGGACCACCACGACCTCCTCAGGGTCCACCACGACCACATCTGGGACCTCAATGACCTCAGGGACCACCACGGCCATCCCTGAGACCACCCCGACCACCTCAGGGCCCACCACGACCTCAGTGACGTCCAGCACCTCCTCAGGCTCCACCACGACCATGCCAGGGACCTCCGTGACCACCCCAGGGAGCTCCACGACCACATCAGAGACCCCCACGACCACCCCAGGAAGCAGCCCAACCACATCAGGAACCACCACGACCACCTCAGAGTCCACCACAACCTTCTCAGGGTCCTCCACGACCTCAGAGACCTCCACGATGCCATCAGTGTCCACCACAACCACCCCAGTGATTTCCACGACCTCAGGGACCACCCCAACCAGCACATGGACCACCACGACCACCTCAGAGACCTCCACGACCTCAGTGACCACCTCAACCACCCCAGAGACCTCCACAACCACCTCAGGATCCACCACAaccaccttggggacacccacaACTGCACCAGTGACCACCACGACCACCCCAGTGATTTCCACGACCTCAGGGACCACCCCAACCAGCACATGgaccaccaccacctcctcagGGACCTCCACCACGCCCACCTCAGGGACCTCCATGACCACCCCAGTGATGACGTCAACCACCCCAGTGACCTCCACGAgcaccacagggacacccacaATCACCCCAGTGACCACCACgatctcctcaggcacctccacAACCTTCTCAGGGTCCTCCACAACCTCAGAGACCTCCACGACCATCACAGGGAGCTCCACGACCACACCAGAGACGCCCACGAGCACCCCATGGACCACCCCAACCTCCTCAGGGACCTCCACGACCCCTCCTAAGACCCCCCCAACCTCAGGGTCCTCCGCAACCACTTCAAGGACACCCACAACCACCCCCGTGACCACCACGacctcctcaggcacctccacAACCTCAGAGACCTCCACAACCGTCACAGGGAGCTCCACGCCCTCAGGGACCACCCCGACCAGCACATGgaccaccaccacctcctcagGCTCCACCACGACCTCCTCAGGGACACCAACAACTGCACCAGTGACCACCACGACGTCCTCAGGGACCACCCTGACCTCCTCAGGCTCCACCACGACCACTTCTGGGACCTCAACGACCTCAGGGTCCACCACGACCACCTCAGGGACCTCCATGACCACTCCAGTGACCTCCACAACCTCAGCCACCACCACGATGACGTCAGCGTCCACCACGAccaccccagagacccccacgACCTCAGGGACCTCCACGACCAACACAGagaccaccaccacctcctcagGGACCTCCACAGCCGCACCAGTGACCTCCACCACACCCACGACCACCCCAGAGACCACCACGACCACCCCAGAGACCACCACGACCTCCTCAGGGTCCACCACGACCACCACAGGGACCTCCACGACCAACACAGagaccaccaccacctcctcagGGACCACCACGACCATCACAGGGACCTCCACAACCACCTCAGGAACCACCACAACCTCCTCAGGGTCCACCACAACCACCTCATGGACCACCATGACCACATCAGGAACCACCACGACCACCTCGGAGTCCACCACAACCACACG GGACCACCACAACCAGCACATGGACCACCACCAGCTCCTCAGGTACCTCCACGACCACCTTGGAGTCCACCACAACCACACGGTGACCACGACATCTTCCTCAGGGTCCTCCACAACCTCAGAGACCTCCACGATGCCATCAGTGTCCACCACGACCACCCCAGGGACCTTCACAACCACCTCAGAGTCCTCCACAgccaccttggggacacccacaACTGCACCAGTGACCACCACGACCACCACAGGAACCACCACGACCACGTCTGGGACCTCCCCAACCATCTCGGGGACCTCCACGACCTCACCAGTGACCACCCTGCCCACCTCAGAGCCCACCACGATCTCAGTGAcctccaccacctcctcagGCTCCACCACAACCATGTCAGGAACAACCACCTCAGAGACCACCACGACCACCCCAGTGACCACCACGgccaccacagggacacccacGACTGTCACAGGGACCATCCCGACCACCACAGAGACCTCCACGACCACCTCAGGGACCTCCATGACCACCCCAGAGACCACCACAACCACCACAGGGACCATCCCGACCATCACAGGGTCCTCCACGACCACCTCAGGAACCACCACGACCAACACAGAGACCTCCACAACCACCCCAGTGATCACCACCACCAACACAGAGACCTCCACGAGCACTTCATGGACCACCCCAACCTCCTCAGGGACCTCCACGAGCACCTCAGGGACCATGAGCACCATCCCGGAGACCTCCACGACCATCACAGAGCCAACCACAACCATCACAGGGAGCTCCACGACCTCAGGGA GGACCTCCACAACCCCAGGGAGCTCCACGACCaccccagggagcagcccaAGCACCTCATGGACCACCTCGACCACATCAGGAACCACCACGGCCAACAGAGAGACCCCCACAACCATCACAGGGTCCTCCACGACCACCTCAGAGACCACCACAACCACCACGGGGACCATCTCGACCACCACAGAGACCTCCACAACCTCAGTGAACCCCACAATCACGCCAGTGACCACCACGACCAACACAGAGACCTCCACAACCACCTCATGGACCACCACAACCTCCTCAGGGTCCTCCACAACCACCCCAGAGATGACACCAACCTCCTCAGAGACCACCACGACCACCCCAGTGACCTCCACAACCACCCCAGTGACCACCACGACCTCCTCAGGGACCTCCACAACCTTCTCAGGGTCCTCCACAACCTCAGAGACCTCCACCACCATCACAGGGAGCTCCACGACCACACCAGAGACGCCCACGACCATCCCAGAGACCACCACGACCACCTCAGGGACCACCACGACCACCACAGGGACCACCCCGACCACCCCAGAGACCTCCACGACCACCTCAGGGACCTCCACAACCTCAAGGTCCACCACAACCAACACAGGGTCCTCCACGACCACCCCAGTGATTTCCACGACCTCCGGGACCACCCCAACCAGCACATGGACCACCAGCACCTCCTCAGGGTCCACCACGCCCACCTCAGGGACCTCCACAGCTACACTGGTGACCTCCACCACACCCACGACCACACCAGTGACCACCATGACCACCCCTAAGACCACCATGACCTCGTCAGGGTTCTCCACGACCACCACAGGGACCTCCCCAACCATCTCAGGGTCTTCCACAACCACCTCAGAGCCCACCACGACTTCAGTGACGTCCACCACCTCCTCAGGCTCCACCACTGCCACCCCAGGGACCTCCGTGACCACCCCAGGGAGCCGCCCAACCACCTCATGGTCCACCTTGACCACATCAGGAACCACCACGACCACCTTGGAGTCCACCACAACCTCCTCAGGATCCTCTACGACCTCAGAGACCTCCACGATGACATCGGTGTCCACCCTGACCACCCCAGAGACCACCACGACCTCCTCAGGCTCCACCACGACCATGTCTGGGACCTCAACAACCTCAGGAGCCACCACGGCCACCCCTGAGACCACCCCGACCACCTCAGAGACCTCCACAACCATCTCAGGGAGCTCCACCACCTCCTCAGAGTCCACCATGGCCACCTCAGGGACCTCCACGACCACCTCAGAGTCCACCACGACCATGTCAGGGACCTCAACCTCCTCAGGGTCCTCCACG ACCACCACGACCTCAGGGACCTCCATGACCACCCCTAAGACCACCACGACCACCTCAGGGACCACCACGACCACTTCAGGCTCCACCACAACCACATCTGAGACCTCAACCACCGCCGGGTCCACCACGGCCACCCCTGAGACCACCCCGACCACCACAGGGAGCTCCACCACCACCTTGGGGACCACCTCAACCACTGCAGGTTCCACCACGACCACCTCAGGGACCTCCACAGCCACACCAGTGACCTCCACCACACCCATGACCACCCCAGTGACCACCATGACCACCCCGAAGACCACCATGacctcctcaggcacctccacGACCACCACAGGGACCTCCCCAACCATCTCAGGGTCTTCCACAACCACCTCAGAGCCCACCACGACCTCAGTGACGTCCACCACCTCCTCAGGCTCCACCGCTGCCACCCCAGGGACCTCCGTGACCCCCCCAGGTAGCAGCCCAACCACCTCATGGTCCACCTCGACCACATCAGGAACCACCACTACCACCTTGGAGTCCGCCACAACCTCCTCAGGATCCTCTACGACCTCAGAGACCTCCACGATGAC AGACCACCACGACCACCTCGGGGTCTCCCACAaccaccttggggacacccacaACCGCACCAGTGACCACCATGACCACCACAGGAACCACCACAATCTCAGGGACCTCCATGACCACCCCAAGACCACCCCGACCACCTCAGGGATCTCCACGACCAACACAGGCTCCACCACAACCACATCTGAGACCTCAATGACCTCAGGGGCCACCACGGCCACCCCTGAGACCACCACGACCACCTCAGGGACCTCCATGACCACCTTGGGGACCACCTCAACCACCGCAGGGTCCACCACGTCCACCTCAGGGGCCTCCACAGCCACACCAGTGACCTCCACCACACCCACGACCTCCTCAGGGACCACCATGACCACTCCTAAGACCACCATGACCTCTTCAGGTTCTGCCACGACCACCACAGGGACCACCCCAACCATCTCAGGTTTCTCCACGACCTCACCA AGACCACCACCAGCTCCTCAGGCTCCACCACGACCACCTCAGGGACCACCACGACCACCCCAGGGAGCTCTACGAccacccagagacccccacgaccaccccagggagcagcccaAGCACCTCATGGTCCACCTCGACCACATCAGGAACCGCCACGACCACCTTGGAGTCCACCACAACCACACCAGTGACCACAACATCTTCCTCAGGGTCCGCCACGACCTCAGAGACCTCCACGACCTCAGTGATGTCCACAACCTCCTCAGGCTCCACCACGACCACATCTGGGACCTCAACAACCTCAGGGACCACCACGACCACCCCAGAGACCTCCACCACCACCTCAGGGTCCACCACGACCACCTCAGTGACCTCCACGAccaccccagagacccccacgACCTCCTCAGGGACCCCCACAACCACCCCAGTGACCACCACGACCACCCTAAGACCACCATGACCTCCTCAGG AGCCCACCACGACCTCAGTGACATCCAGCACCTCCTCAGGCTCCACCACGACCATCACAGGGACCTCCACAACCTCAGGGACCACCACGACCACCCCAGAGACCACCACGACCACCTCAGGGACCTCCACCACCACCTCAGGGACCACCACGACCACCTCAGTGACCTCCACGAccaccccagagacccccacgACCACCTCGGGGACACCCACAACCAGCACATGGACCACCAACACCTCCTCAGGCTCCACCACAACCCCTATGGAGACCTCCACGACCTCATGGACCACCATGACCACCCCCAAGACCACCCTGACCACTCCAGGGACCTCCACGGCCTCCTCAGGGACCACCACAATCACTCCAGAAACCACCACGACCTCAGAGACCACCACAACCAGCACATGGACCACCACCAGCTCCTCAGGCTCCACCATGACCACCCCAGTGACCTCCACCACACCACGACCACACCAGTGACCACCATGACCACCCCTAAGACCACCATGACCACCTCAGGGACCTCCACAACCACCTCAGGGACCTCCACGACCACCTCAGAGCCCACCACGACCTCAGTGAT GGTCCACCACGACCACCTCAGAGACCACCACGACCTCAGTGATGTCCACCACCTCCTCAGGCTCCACCATGACCACCTCAGGAACCTCCACAGCCATCTCAGGGAGCTCTACGACCATGCCAGGGACCACCACGACCTCAGGAACCTCCACGCCCACCCCAGTGACCACCCCAACCACCTCAGTGAGCACCACCACCATCCCAGGGacctccacagccacctctgtgtCCACCACGACCACATCAGCGACCTCAACCACTTCAGGGACCTCCATGACCACTCCTACGACCACCCCAACCATCCCAGGGACCTCCACAACCTCAGGGACCTCCACAACTCCTCAGGGACACCCACGACCACCCCAGAGACCACCACGACCTCAGGGACCTCCACAACCCCTCCAGAGACCACCACGACCTCCTCAGGGCCACCCACGACCACACCTGTGAGTTCCACGACCTCCTCAGGGACCACCATGGTCACACCAGTGACCACCACGACCACACCAGAGACCTTCACGACCTCCTCAGGGACCACCATGGCCACCTCATGGACCACTCCAACCACCTCAGGGACCTCCACAACCCACCCAGAGACCCCACGGCCACCTCAGGGACCTCCATGA